A window from Anser cygnoides isolate HZ-2024a breed goose chromosome 1, Taihu_goose_T2T_genome, whole genome shotgun sequence encodes these proteins:
- the C1H13orf42 gene encoding uncharacterized protein C13orf42 homolog: MFKKIHSIFHPNSHRRNVTDDIPYCDGTGSAVRLIRSSSMYVLGGEQEKVSEPLKKCKSTSSIDSCFQSKEEDRDWMYSRTQDCLKYLQDLLALRKKYLDNINNLKSMHRTADSPTSTKSSKTVKKPFLLLPSKEFSKASMERRIVPQHSSDVGEAIAFFDSVIADLDSERWRRVPDTDRPNVDVDFDVATSTSEHSLHSNWILRAPRRYSQDTAQTAKAANQSQRNSQRRTTGSRKRLERHPMYLPKAVEGAYNTLKFKPKTHKREY, from the exons ATGTTCAAAAAGATCCATTCTATATTTCACCCCAACTCCCACCGAAGAAATGTGACAGATGACATCCCTTACTGTGATGGCACAGGTTCTGCTGTCAGATTGATCCGCAGCAGTTCTATGTACGTCCTTGGAGGTGAGCAGGAAAAAGTTAGTGAACCactaaaaaaatgcaaaagtacATCCAGTATCGACTCTTGCTTCCAGTCAAAAGAGGAAGACAGGGACTGGATGTATTCTAGGACTCAGGACTGCTTGAAGTACTTGCAGGATCTGTTAgccttgaggaaaaaatatcttgacaACATCAATAACTTGAAATCCATGCATAGGACTGCAGATTCCCCAACATCCACAAAATCATCCAAAACTGTAAAGAAGCCATTTCTTCTACTTCCTTCCAAAGAGTTTTCTAAG GCATCTATGGAGAGAAGAATAGTCCCACAGCACAGTTCGGATGTAGGAGAAGCAATAGCATTCTTTGACTCGGTTATTGCAGATCTAGATTCAGAGAGATGGCGGAGAGTTCCTGACACAGATCGGCCAAATGTGGATGTTGATTTTGATG TTGCTACCAGCACAAGTGAACACAGTTTACATTCAAACTGGATCCTTCGTGCTCCCCGCAGGTACTCTCAAGATACTGCTCAAACAGCCAAGGCTGCAAACCAGTCTCAGAGAAACAGCCAACGGAGAACCACTGGCTCTAGGAAGAGGTTGGAAAGGCATCCCATGTACTTGCCCAAAGCAGTGGAAGGAGCATATAACACGTTAAAATTTAAGCCCAAAACACATAAGAGAGAATATTGA